In Campylobacter concisus, the sequence TCGTCGCTTAAGACGCTAAGTGCGTTTGCAAATGGATAGCTTATGCGTCTTAGCACCTTAAAGATCGCTCTTTTTGGTGCAAGATAGTTTGTGTGCTCGCTTATTATTATAGGCGTCTTTAACCCAGCTGAGCTAAAGAGTACCAAGGTATTTACGGCGTCTAAAAAGGATATTACAGCGTCAAATTTGCCCTCTCGTATGAGCGCTCTTAAGGCAAGCGCTTTCAAAACTCTCTTTTTTAAATTTCCAATTAAGCCAAGCTCATCAGCCCCAATGCCTAAATTTATGAGCTTCACGCCGCTTGCCAGCTCGTAAAATGGCTCATCCTTGTCAAATTTAACAAGGCTTACATCGTGATCCACGCTAAATCTTGATGCGATCACCGCGCAAACCCTCTCTGCACCGCCACTTCTAAGCGTTGATGTGACAAATAATATCTTCATACGCCAAACCTTTGTTTGATCTTTACTCTAAGCTTTGAAAGTGCTGGTAAAATGCCACTTGGAAGCGGACTAAGCAGCAAAAATATAAACGCCTCTTTACTAAATTTAATACTAAGGCTTTTAAAGATACACCTTAGCATAAGGCCATATTCGCCTGCTATTTTGGCATAGTAAGCGGCGTTTTTATACTGCAAGGCTAGAAATTTTGGCTCATGTTTGATAGCTATATCGTAGTGCATATTTGCCGTTTTTATGTAGGCGTTTGCTACGTTTAGAGCGTGTTTGCTGGCATTTAGCGTCGCACTATCGCTTCTTGCGATGCGGTAGATGTAAAGTGGCTTTTTAAGATAGAATACATTTTTTTCAAAAAAACGGATGTAAAGCTCATTTTCGCCGCCGAAACTGCTCTCATCAAACCTAAAATCATCTATAAATTCACGTGAAAAAAGCTTAAAATACTCCCCATTTATCCGCCCACAGTGATAATCAACCTTGCTCATCGCCCCACTCTTGTTATATGGGCTTCTACCAGCTATCATCTCGGTCATCACGCCATCTTTCTCGCAGATCGCGTCTGCAAAAACGCACGAATACTCGCCACTTTTTAAAATTTCATAGCACTCAACAATCGCCTCTGGCAAAAGTTCATCGTCATCGTCAAGCAAGCAGACAAACTCGCCTGTTGCGTTGTCAAAGCCGTTATTTTTGTTGCCATTTGGGCTCTTTTTGTGAGCGCTGTTTTTTACAAATTTGATCCTAGCGTCGTTAAAACTCTTGCAAATTTCACTCGCAATCTCGTCATCGCCGTCATCGGTTACAACTATTTCTAAATTTTTATAGCTTTGAGCTAGAGCGCTTTTTATGGCCTTTTTTAAAAGCTCTGGACGCTTATAAGTCGCGGTTACGATGCTGATTAATGGCTCGCTCATCTAGCTCCTTTTAAAAATTCTCTCATAGCCTTGAAGCTTTTCAAGCCGTGAGAAAAGTATAAATTTAATTGTTTTTATATATGCCTTTAAATTTGCGCTGTATCCTCTCTCAAGGCGCTCGCCCTCGATATTTGAGTCACTAAGATCAGTTGGATGTGCAAAAAGATCACAAAAATACATCTGCATATCATTAACACCAAGCAAATAGTCCCAAACATCGGTCGTGCAAAGCGCACGCTTATGAATTTCAAGCAAATTTTTAGCACTTTTTTTAGTTAGCACATAAGCCCCTGCTCTATAAATGCTTGAAAATGAGTGCTTTGAGACCTGCCAAAGTGGCCTACTTAGGCTAGTATCCACCTTTTTGCCGAAGGCGCTAAACCTGCCCTCTAGCCCATCTTGCATGCCGCATATCAGCACGCTATTTTCAGGCATCTTACTAGCTGCCAAAAATGCCTCTTTTATGGCATTATCATCTCCTATCACGTCATCTTCAAAGATGAGGGCAAATTTCGCCTCACTTGCCAAAAATGCCTCGTAAGCTTTTACGTGCGAGAGCGAACAGCCAACCTCTGCTGGGCTTAAAACCTTGCCGTAAGCTTTAAATGATGGCGAAATGATCTTATAGTACTCCCTCGCGTTTAGCTCCCTGCCATCAACTGCGTCTATTAGCTTAAAGCTATCATAAGAGCCAAATTTCTGCTGCAAAAGCTCGCGCCTTTTGGTATCTTTTGCCAAAGAGATCAGGTAAATTTCATTCATTTAAGACCTTTTAAATTTTTTTAAAATTTTACGCCAGACTATGCCTCGCTCGAAGGCATTAAAAAACAAAAAATATCCCAAAACATAAGCTGCGCCGGCGTATATCGCAGCAAAGATAGCAAATTTTCGCCAGTTATCTAAGCTCACAAAGTCCTTGCAGGCAAACATCGCAAGCACGCAAAGCGCAAAAACGGCTAAATTTTTAAAATAAACCCCGTAAAATGTGGTGAGTTTCACCTCTAAATTTAAAGCAGCATTTATGAGGTCAAAGCCAAGAATTCTTATGCTATAAAAAATGGCTGCGACGATGACGATGCCATAAACGCCGTAGTCACTAAATTTAAGTAGTGCGATCTGCGCTATGATCGTGCTAACGCCAAGGATGGTGTTGGCAATGGCTGGGCGGCGAAGCTTGTTTGTCGCGCTATCAAGGTTAAAAAGCGAGAAAACAAAGCTTATAAATACGATAGGCACTAGCGTGATCATCGAGACATTGTAGATAAATTTAACCTCATCTGCGCTCTTAAAAGGTAGCCAAAGCGTGTAAAAATCAAGCCCAAAAACGACGAAAAATGCGGCTGGAGCGCTCATCACAAAGGCGATCACCTTCATTGAAAATTTAGCCTCTTTTATGAGGTCCGTGATCAAATTTTTAGAGTAAAGCTCGACAAATTTTGGCGCAAAGATACCACTAAGCTGCGCTACAAAGCTCTCAAGTATGATAGGGGCGGCCTTGGCGACTGAAAGAAGGCCAGTGGCGTTTGCATTGACAAAAATGTTGCAGATAAAAAGATCCATGCCCGTTAAAAGTATGCGATTTAGCGCATTAAAGCTGTTCCAAATGCCAGAGCTTAAAAGCTCTTTTATCTTAGAAAAGTCAAATTTACTAAGGCTAAATTTTAGCTCCGGTGTGATGCGAGCTGACATAAAAATGGTGCTAAAAAAGACAAAAAGGCTAGCAACTAGTGCTGAAATGGCAATGTATGAGATAAATGGCTTAAAAAAGAAAAAGAGCGCCACGATGAGGGCTGCTAGGATCGCGCTTGAGATGGCGTTTCTGATGGAGAGTAGATAGAGCTTGTTTGTCACAAAAGCACAAACCGTCAAAACGCCGTTAAATAGCCCAACGCAGAAATTTATAAAGTAAAAAACAAGAGTCATTCTCACGTCAAAAAGTAAATTTTCAGGGACGTTTAAAAAGCTTTGCAAATTTAGTATAAAAACGGAGCTAAGCACCACGACTACGGCGCAAAATAAGATATTTACAACAAGAACTGATGAGTAGTAGGTGTTCGCAAGGCTTAGATCCTTTTTGTGCCATGCATGAGCGACAAAGCGCCCGCTGACCGAGTTTATGGCTACACTTACAACCGCTGCGTAGCTTACGATGGCGTTGCTAAGGCCCACAAAGCCAAAAGCCTCGTTGCCAAGACTTTTTAAGATAAATGGCGTAAGAAAGAAATTTATGCCCATTGATACGACAAAAACGACGATTGAGCTTATTAGATTGATTAGCATTAGATTTTTAACCTATAAATTTTTACACCACTTGAGATGACAAATGGCTCAAAGTATCGCTCATCAGCTCGCTCAAATATAAAAAGCTGTACAAAAGATGAGTTAAAAGCATTTTCATCAAGCAACAATATCCGCGCATAATCTTCCAAAAAAACCACATAAATTTTGGCGTTTTCATCTATGATTTTTTCATCTATTCGCAAATCTCTTCCAGCACCTTTTACCTTATAAAATGATTTTACGGCTATTTTCTCGTCGTTATGTATGATAAATTTTTGCTCATTTGTAGGCAAAGTATAACCATCTCCAAGGTCGATACTAGCTTCGCTAACGCCATTTAATGCACTAACATGATAAAAATTCTCTTTTTGCCTTTTATCAGTTGTAATATCAATATAGCTATATCTAAAGATATTTGGCGCGATGTCAATCATATTTGGCACAAGATAGTAATAAACCTCTTTTTTTGCAGCTGGCAGAGTGAAATTTTCGCTTTCAAGCTGACTCAAAAAAGTATTTATATTGCTTGTGTTGTAGTCTTTTAAAATTTTATCTATTGGCCTTACATTTTGCTCAAGTGAGATGTCATTATAAGTAACTGTCACTCTTGCAAGTCTAGCCGAAAATGCCTCATCTTTTCTCAAAGCAAGGCTAACAAAATAATTATTTTCGCCACCTTGTCTACCAGGATCGTTTAAAGTCATAACATCAGCAAAATACCTTATAGCATACCCGTAATCCCACCATGAAAATACATAATCATCGCGCTTTGTGACCTTTTTGAGCCCATCAAGCGCTACTGCTTCATCACGGCTAATTACAGTCTTTGGCCTATATGAATAAGCAAAATCTAAATTTATAGCAAGAGCGGCTACGGCAAAAACCAAAAGTGATAAATTTTTAATAGAATTTCTAAGATCAAATAAATTTAAAAAAAAATGCAAAAAATACCCAAAACCAAGCGCAACAAGTGGTGTTACGTACATAACAAATCTAACTCCACCAAAGAAAGAGACGAGTCCAAGTCCAAGCATTGGCAAAGTAAGTAAAAATGGACGAAATTTAAAGCAAAGTAGCAAGTATCCAATAATAGCTGCCAGTAATATAAGAATATTTCCTGACATGAAATATATAAAATACAAAGGACTAGCACTTTTTACTTCGCTGATGAAATTATACTCATTTATAAAGTGAAATTTATCGCTAAGAATTTCATTGCCTTTAAAAACATAAATACCCATCTTTGAAGTAATGAAATCAAAACCACCAAAATAGATAAAAACAGCTAGCATTAAAGTAAGAAAAATGGCTAAATTTCTAGCTGAGAGTAAATTTTTATATTTGCAAAAAAGAGAGAAAAACAAAGCAATAACTGCTAAATTTAAAACCAAAATTTTATTTGCTATTAGTGGATCTTTAGTAAAAACATTTGAGCTTACGATGCTTATAAACATAAAAAATATCGCTTGATAATTTTGCAATCTATCTCGCATAAAAACTAGCGTATATAGCAAAAACATAAAGAAAATGCTTAAAATAAGTGCATATGAGCTTTGATACCACCAAAGATAAAGCGATACAAAGACTCCAGGCAAAACGATAAATTTTTGTTCATTTGTGTTTAAAAGCCTGATCAAAAAATAGATGATAAAAAGTGCAAATGTGACATTTAACATGTCGCTATCAAAATATCCAGGCGATGTCCTTGAAAGATAGCTTGGCAAGATAACACTCATAAACGCTGCCACTGCCCCAGCTTTTAGCGCCTTAAGCTCATTTGATATCAAAACAACTGGAAGTGCGATAAGAGGAGCTAAAAAGACGCTCATGTAAAACATCACGCTTTCGATCTTAAAAGGTAAAATTTTGCAAATATAAAAAACTATAGTTGAGATTGGGTGATTAAAGGGGCTAAAGTCATTTTGCTGATGAAAGCCAACCAGCATATCTCTAGCACCTTCTGCGTAGTAGTATGCGTCATTTGTCGTAAGCATAAATTCGCCATTAAAGTAAAACTCTGGCATATCCTTTGCCCACAATACCCAGAGCATCCTAACCGCAAACCCAAACAGATAAGCGGCTAGAAATATAAGTAAAATTTTACAATTTATGCTTACTTTGTGCACTAAATTCCTTACAGCCTAGCGTCAGCCTCTGGGTAGATATTTTTTATATCATAAACTAAATGGCCTTTTAAATTTAGCTTTTTAAACTCATTGTGAGCTACGGCGATCACGATGCAGTCGTAGTCGTTTAGGTTATACTCTTTTACTAGATCAAAGCCGTACTCGTGTTTTACCTCAGCGCTATCGGCCCAAGGATCGGTCACATCGACCTTGCAGCCAAAGTCTTTTAGCTCATCAACCACGTCTATAACGCGAGAATTTCTTATATCTGGGCAGTTTTCTTTAAATGTCATACCAAGAACAAGCACGCGGGCTTTGTTGATAAGCACGCCTTTTCTTATCATTAGTTTTATCACTTGATCGGCTGCGTATCTGCCCATATCATCGTTGATACGGCGACCTGCTAAGATCATTTCAGGGTTGTAGCCTACCTCTTGAGCTTTGTGAGTTAGATAATATGGATCTACGCCGATGCAGTGTCCGCCAACTAGGCCTGGGCGGAAATTTAAGAAATTCCACTTAGTACCTGCAGCCTCAAGCACGTCAATAGTGTTGATATGAAGCTTTTCAAAAAGCATCGCAAGCTCGTTTATAAAGGCGATGTTTATGTCACGCTGAGTGTTTTCGATGACCTTTGCAGCCTCGGCTACTTTGATACTTGAAGCTTTGTGAGTGCCAGCTGTGATGATCGAGCGATAAATTTCATCGACCTTATCAGCGATCTCTGGAGTTGAGCCACTTGTGATCTTTTTGATCTTTGTTACAGTATGCTCTTTATCACCCGGGTTTATGCGCTCTGGTGAGTAGCCGCAGAAGAAGTCTTTGTTAAATTTCAAACCGCTTTTTTCAAGAAGTGGCACGCAAATTTCTTCTGTAACGCCTGGATAAACGGTGCTTTCATAAACAACGATGTCGCCTTTTTTAAGCACTTTTGCCACACTCTCAGTCGCTTTTACGACTGGAGTTAGATCAGGGCGCTTGTTCTTATCTATCGGAGTTGGAACGGTCACGATGAAGAAGTTGCAACTTCTAATATCATCTAAATTTAGGCTAAATTTCATGCCATTATCGATCGCTTTTTTCATCTGCTCGTTGCTAAGTTCAAGCGTTCTGTCATACCCAATTTTAAGCTCCTCTATACGTTTTGCATTTACATCAAAGCCCACTACTTCGTACTTCTCGCTAAAAGCTGCTGCAAGTGGAAGTCCCACATATCCTAGTCCAACTACTGCTATTTTCATTTATTTTTTCCTTTCTTTTTTGCTTCTATCTTTTTTACGCGTTCGTACATTCTTATTTCCGCACTTACGCCTTTTGGAGTTATGATTCTAATAGGGCTAACGCCTGGTAAAATTTTAGTGAGCTCATAATAAACCCGCCTCTTTTTCTTTCTGTCCTTGCAGAGCATCATCGTTTGCGCTAGCTCGTCACCGCCATTAAATTCGTAATAAATCCCACGCGCGTCCTCTTTTTCCTCGAGCTTTCCGCCGAGCAAAAAGGCGAAGTTGCAGTCGATTTCTATCTCTTTAAAAAACGCGACTTCGTATTTAAAATAATCAGGCGGCATCTTTGAGATAGGTAACTCAAAAATATTTTCCTCGGTTTTTGGCGCATTTTCGCCTGCAAAAAGCGCAAATGGAAGCACGCAAGCTGCGATAAAAAGTAAAATTTTTCTCATGCCTTTACTCCGATTTGGAAATACTTAAATCCATGCTCAGCTAAAATTTTAGCGTTATATTGGTTACGTCCGTCAAAAATAACGGCATTTTTTAGCCTCTCTTTGATCTCCATAAAATCAGGCGATCTAAACTCACTCCACTCGGTTACAAGCACCATAGCATCGGCGTTATTAAGCGCGTCATATTTATTTTTAGCGTATTTTACATCTAAATTTGGCATATATTTTTTAGCTTCTTCGCTTGATTTAGGATCATATGCCACCACTTTCGCGCCAGCTTCGTCTAAAAGCTTTATCAATGTTAGCGAGCTAGCTTCGCGCATATCGTCTGTGTTTGGTTTAAATGCAAGCCCCCAAAGAGCGATCGTCTTGCCCTTTAGATCGCCACCAAAGAAGTTATAAATTTTATCAAACAGTACTCTTTTTTGGGCCTTATTTCTTGACTCGACTGCGTTTAGAAGCTCTGGCTCAAAGCCATTTTGTCTAGCTGTGTAGATGAGTGCCTCAACGTCTTTTGGAAAGCAGCTGCCACCGTATCCGCAGCCTGGATAGATGAAGCTATATCCGATCCTTGAGTCGCTGCCGATGCCTTTTCGCACCAAATTTACATCAGCGCCCACGCGTTCACAGATATTTGCTATCTCGTTTATAAAGCTTATTTTGGTTGCCAGCATCGAATTTGCAGCGTATTTTGTCATCTCGGCTGACTTTACATCCATACAAATGAGCCTGTCGTGATTTTTCATAAATGGCTCGTAAAGCTCTCTCATCACGCTAAAGCCCCACTCACTGCTAGCCCCGATAACTACGCGGTCTGGCTTCAAAAAGTCCTCAACTGCTGCACCCTCTTTTAAAAACTCTGGGTTTGAAACGACTTCAAATTTAACCTCTACATTTCTCTTTTTAAGCTCAGCCTTGATCACCTCATGCACCTTAGCTCCAGTACCCACTGGAACGGTTGATTTATCGACTACGATTAGCGGTTTGCTTAAATTTTCTCCGATCGATTTTGCCACCGAGAGGACATATTTTAAATCCGCCTGTCCATCAGCGCCCATAGGCGTACCCACCGCGATAAATAACACATCTGCATGCTCTAGCGCCTCAGTTATCTGCGTGCTAAATTTAAGCGAGCCATTTTTGTAGCACTCACTTACGATATCAGCAAGCCCTGGCTCATATATCGGCACGACACCGTTTTTTAGTGCCTCGATCTTTTTTTCATCGACATCGACGCAGATCACGCTGTTGCCCATTTTGGCAAAGCATGCGCCACTTACTAGTCCAACGTATCCGGTTCCAATCACAGCTACTTTCATGCTTATCCTTAAATTTTCTTTTCCCACTCAAGGGCGGTTTTTATGATGAGAGCTAGATCATCTCTTTTTGGCTTCCAGCTTGTTAGCGAGCGTAGTTTGCTTGCGTTTGAAATGAGGATAGCTGGGTCGCCGTCCCTTCTTGGCGCATTTAGCACTTTAAAATTTACTCCACTTACTTTTTTTGCGGCCTCGATGACCTCTTTTACACTAAATCCCCTGCCGTATCCCACATTAAAAGTTTCGCTACCATTTTTGCCAATATACTCTAGTGCGCTGATGTGAGCGTCTGCTAGGTCGCTAACGTGAATGTAGTCTCTTACACATGTGCCATCTTTTGTTGCATAGTCATCGCCAAAGATACCCATGCTATCGCGCTTACCAAGTATAGTTTGCACAGCTACCTTGATGAGATGTGTAGCGTTTGGATAGTTTTGACCGATAAGTCCCTCTTCGTCCGCGCCTGCCACGTTGAAGTAGCGAAGTATTGCAAATTTAAAATTTTCATTTGAAGCAGCATAGTCTTTGATGATCTGCTCGCTCATAAGCTTACTTCTGCCGTATGGATTTATCGGGTTTGTAGGCGTTGTTTCGCTCACCTCTGCCACGTCTGGCTCGCCATAAACTGCAGCAGTTGAGCTAAATATAAATTTATTTACATTGTAAGTTTTTGCGTATCTTAGCACCCTCGCAACGTTTGCAGTGTTGTTTAGATAGTATTTTAGTGGCTCGCTCATGCTCTCAAAAACCTCGATAAACGCTGCAAAATGGATGATCGCATCAAATTTGCCATTAGCAAAAATTTCACTTAGATCATCTTCTAGATTTGCGTTTATAAATTTAAAATTTCCGATTTTTTGGAGCGCCTCAAGTGCTTTTTGTGAGCCTTTGCAGAGATTGTCGATGATGGTTATCTCATCATTGCCTTGCTTTAAAAGTGCTTTTACTACGTGGCTGCCGATGTATCCAGCACCACCTGTTACTAAAATTTTCAAGTTTAAGCCTTTCGTAAAAAGTGGTTAATTTTATCAAAAATAGGGTAAAGCAAAAGTAAAGCAAGGCTTTTGAATAAATTTTAATCTTCTCTAACCCTTAAAAATATTGGAAATCTTGGCTTGCCATTAGAGGTTAAATTTTGAAATTTATATGTGATGATAGAGCCTATCTTTGGGGGATTTGTGCGCTGCTCGTCGCTTAGTCCTGAGCCTATTTTAAAGATAGTGCCAGATTTTGGCTCGCCAGCTTTTTCTTCGTCATCTTTGCCACCAAGCGCTTTACAGGTAAGCGAGCCAGCAAATTTTACGTATTTGCCGCTGCCTTTATTTATAGCGATTACTTCACACTCGGCATCTTTAAATTTTTTAAATTTCAGTGCATTTTTACTTCTTTTTCGCTCGTACGGTGCATTTGGCTCACGCACCACTGCTCCCTCGCCGCCTTTTGCGATGATACTTTCAGTAAATTTCAAAAATTGAGCGTTATCACGCATTTTTATCTGTTTTATGATGATCAAATTTTGATTTGGCTTATTTTTTAGAAATTTAGCTAAAACTTCAAGACGGTCAAGCAAGCCACCACTTGCCTCAGGCACGTCGAAAATGTGAAATTTAAGCCTGCCCCACGCTTTTTCATAGGGCAACTTATCCATAACGGTCGCTTGAATTTCTTCAAATTTAAGCTCCTTTGAGTAAAGCTCACCATCGAGCGCAAATTTAGGAAAATTTTTAGTAAAACTTAGCGGTGCATTTAGCTTTTTGCCCTGTCTTGAGAGTAAATTCTCTCCGTCCCAGTAGGCACGCACGCCATCAAGCTTCTCGCTAGCTAGCCAGCCACTGACATTTTGATCTTTATACTCGCTAAGGCGCAGCAAATCAAGAGAAAATGCAAAATTTAAAAGGACTAAAACCGCAAAAAATATTCTAATCAAGCTTTTGCCTTGCAAAAACAATAATCCATATGATCATCTACAACGCCCACACTTTGCAAAAATGCATAGGTGCTAACAGAGCCTAAAAATTTAAACCCTCGCTTTTTTAGCTCCTTTGCCACAAAGTCTGACATCGGCGTAGTG encodes:
- a CDS encoding glycosyltransferase family 2 protein, whose amino-acid sequence is MSEPLISIVTATYKRPELLKKAIKSALAQSYKNLEIVVTDDGDDEIASEICKSFNDARIKFVKNSAHKKSPNGNKNNGFDNATGEFVCLLDDDDELLPEAIVECYEILKSGEYSCVFADAICEKDGVMTEMIAGRSPYNKSGAMSKVDYHCGRINGEYFKLFSREFIDDFRFDESSFGGENELYIRFFEKNVFYLKKPLYIYRIARSDSATLNASKHALNVANAYIKTANMHYDIAIKHEPKFLALQYKNAAYYAKIAGEYGLMLRCIFKSLSIKFSKEAFIFLLLSPLPSGILPALSKLRVKIKQRFGV
- a CDS encoding glycosyltransferase family 25 protein; translation: MNEIYLISLAKDTKRRELLQQKFGSYDSFKLIDAVDGRELNAREYYKIISPSFKAYGKVLSPAEVGCSLSHVKAYEAFLASEAKFALIFEDDVIGDDNAIKEAFLAASKMPENSVLICGMQDGLEGRFSAFGKKVDTSLSRPLWQVSKHSFSSIYRAGAYVLTKKSAKNLLEIHKRALCTTDVWDYLLGVNDMQMYFCDLFAHPTDLSDSNIEGERLERGYSANLKAYIKTIKFILFSRLEKLQGYERIFKRS
- a CDS encoding MATE family efflux transporter, whose product is MLINLISSIVVFVVSMGINFFLTPFILKSLGNEAFGFVGLSNAIVSYAAVVSVAINSVSGRFVAHAWHKKDLSLANTYYSSVLVVNILFCAVVVVLSSVFILNLQSFLNVPENLLFDVRMTLVFYFINFCVGLFNGVLTVCAFVTNKLYLLSIRNAISSAILAALIVALFFFFKPFISYIAISALVASLFVFFSTIFMSARITPELKFSLSKFDFSKIKELLSSGIWNSFNALNRILLTGMDLFICNIFVNANATGLLSVAKAAPIILESFVAQLSGIFAPKFVELYSKNLITDLIKEAKFSMKVIAFVMSAPAAFFVVFGLDFYTLWLPFKSADEVKFIYNVSMITLVPIVFISFVFSLFNLDSATNKLRRPAIANTILGVSTIIAQIALLKFSDYGVYGIVIVAAIFYSIRILGFDLINAALNLEVKLTTFYGVYFKNLAVFALCVLAMFACKDFVSLDNWRKFAIFAAIYAGAAYVLGYFLFFNAFERGIVWRKILKKFKRS
- a CDS encoding STT3 domain-containing protein, giving the protein MHKVSINCKILLIFLAAYLFGFAVRMLWVLWAKDMPEFYFNGEFMLTTNDAYYYAEGARDMLVGFHQQNDFSPFNHPISTIVFYICKILPFKIESVMFYMSVFLAPLIALPVVLISNELKALKAGAVAAFMSVILPSYLSRTSPGYFDSDMLNVTFALFIIYFLIRLLNTNEQKFIVLPGVFVSLYLWWYQSSYALILSIFFMFLLYTLVFMRDRLQNYQAIFFMFISIVSSNVFTKDPLIANKILVLNLAVIALFFSLFCKYKNLLSARNLAIFLTLMLAVFIYFGGFDFITSKMGIYVFKGNEILSDKFHFINEYNFISEVKSASPLYFIYFMSGNILILLAAIIGYLLLCFKFRPFLLTLPMLGLGLVSFFGGVRFVMYVTPLVALGFGYFLHFFLNLFDLRNSIKNLSLLVFAVAALAINLDFAYSYRPKTVISRDEAVALDGLKKVTKRDDYVFSWWDYGYAIRYFADVMTLNDPGRQGGENNYFVSLALRKDEAFSARLARVTVTYNDISLEQNVRPIDKILKDYNTSNINTFLSQLESENFTLPAAKKEVYYYLVPNMIDIAPNIFRYSYIDITTDKRQKENFYHVSALNGVSEASIDLGDGYTLPTNEQKFIIHNDEKIAVKSFYKVKGAGRDLRIDEKIIDENAKIYVVFLEDYARILLLDENAFNSSFVQLFIFERADERYFEPFVISSGVKIYRLKI
- a CDS encoding nucleotide sugar dehydrogenase, with amino-acid sequence MKIAVVGLGYVGLPLAAAFSEKYEVVGFDVNAKRIEELKIGYDRTLELSNEQMKKAIDNGMKFSLNLDDIRSCNFFIVTVPTPIDKNKRPDLTPVVKATESVAKVLKKGDIVVYESTVYPGVTEEICVPLLEKSGLKFNKDFFCGYSPERINPGDKEHTVTKIKKITSGSTPEIADKVDEIYRSIITAGTHKASSIKVAEAAKVIENTQRDINIAFINELAMLFEKLHINTIDVLEAAGTKWNFLNFRPGLVGGHCIGVDPYYLTHKAQEVGYNPEMILAGRRINDDMGRYAADQVIKLMIRKGVLINKARVLVLGMTFKENCPDIRNSRVIDVVDELKDFGCKVDVTDPWADSAEVKHEYGFDLVKEYNLNDYDCIVIAVAHNEFKKLNLKGHLVYDIKNIYPEADARL
- a CDS encoding ecotin family protein, producing the protein MRKILLFIAACVLPFALFAGENAPKTEENIFELPISKMPPDYFKYEVAFFKEIEIDCNFAFLLGGKLEEKEDARGIYYEFNGGDELAQTMMLCKDRKKKRRVYYELTKILPGVSPIRIITPKGVSAEIRMYERVKKIEAKKKGKNK
- a CDS encoding UDP-glucose dehydrogenase family protein — translated: MKVAVIGTGYVGLVSGACFAKMGNSVICVDVDEKKIEALKNGVVPIYEPGLADIVSECYKNGSLKFSTQITEALEHADVLFIAVGTPMGADGQADLKYVLSVAKSIGENLSKPLIVVDKSTVPVGTGAKVHEVIKAELKKRNVEVKFEVVSNPEFLKEGAAVEDFLKPDRVVIGASSEWGFSVMRELYEPFMKNHDRLICMDVKSAEMTKYAANSMLATKISFINEIANICERVGADVNLVRKGIGSDSRIGYSFIYPGCGYGGSCFPKDVEALIYTARQNGFEPELLNAVESRNKAQKRVLFDKIYNFFGGDLKGKTIALWGLAFKPNTDDMREASSLTLIKLLDEAGAKVVAYDPKSSEEAKKYMPNLDVKYAKNKYDALNNADAMVLVTEWSEFRSPDFMEIKERLKNAVIFDGRNQYNAKILAEHGFKYFQIGVKA
- the galE gene encoding UDP-glucose 4-epimerase GalE — protein: MKILVTGGAGYIGSHVVKALLKQGNDEITIIDNLCKGSQKALEALQKIGNFKFINANLEDDLSEIFANGKFDAIIHFAAFIEVFESMSEPLKYYLNNTANVARVLRYAKTYNVNKFIFSSTAAVYGEPDVAEVSETTPTNPINPYGRSKLMSEQIIKDYAASNENFKFAILRYFNVAGADEEGLIGQNYPNATHLIKVAVQTILGKRDSMGIFGDDYATKDGTCVRDYIHVSDLADAHISALEYIGKNGSETFNVGYGRGFSVKEVIEAAKKVSGVNFKVLNAPRRDGDPAILISNASKLRSLTSWKPKRDDLALIIKTALEWEKKI
- a CDS encoding DNA ligase, which translates into the protein MRIFFAVLVLLNFAFSLDLLRLSEYKDQNVSGWLASEKLDGVRAYWDGENLLSRQGKKLNAPLSFTKNFPKFALDGELYSKELKFEEIQATVMDKLPYEKAWGRLKFHIFDVPEASGGLLDRLEVLAKFLKNKPNQNLIIIKQIKMRDNAQFLKFTESIIAKGGEGAVVREPNAPYERKRSKNALKFKKFKDAECEVIAINKGSGKYVKFAGSLTCKALGGKDDEEKAGEPKSGTIFKIGSGLSDEQRTNPPKIGSIITYKFQNLTSNGKPRFPIFLRVRED